A single region of the Magnetospirillum sp. WYHS-4 genome encodes:
- a CDS encoding LysR substrate-binding domain-containing protein: MNVTLRQLRAFAAVARHKSFTRAAEELHLTQPAISMQVKQLEAQLGLPLFEQAGRALRLNEAGEEVYRQARALTQQLDELEEVLDRLKGLERGRLTISAISTATYFVPRLLGTFSRRYPGITVSLDVTNREEALAHLRDNEVDMAIMGQPPAGLELEAGPFMENPLVIAAAPDHPLAGVSAISHKRLEDEVFLVREPGSGTRSAMERFFRDHRLKLRTGMEMKSLEAIKQSVQAGLGLGLLPRDAIEMELAQGRLVALEVVGFPILRHWYVVHRKGKSLPPAANAFRGFLLTEAAGLLGKASVGAPPISEIS; the protein is encoded by the coding sequence ATGAACGTAACCCTGCGCCAGCTTCGCGCCTTCGCCGCCGTGGCCCGCCACAAGAGCTTCACCCGCGCCGCCGAGGAGTTGCATCTGACTCAGCCGGCGATCTCCATGCAGGTCAAGCAGCTGGAGGCCCAGCTTGGCCTGCCTCTGTTCGAGCAGGCGGGGCGCGCCCTGCGCCTCAACGAGGCGGGCGAGGAGGTCTACCGCCAGGCCCGCGCGCTCACCCAGCAACTGGACGAGTTGGAGGAAGTGCTGGATCGCCTCAAGGGCCTTGAGCGGGGGCGACTCACCATCTCGGCCATTTCCACCGCCACCTATTTCGTGCCCCGGCTTCTTGGCACCTTCTCGCGCCGCTATCCGGGAATCACGGTCAGCCTGGACGTCACCAACCGGGAAGAGGCTCTGGCGCATTTGCGCGACAACGAAGTCGACATGGCGATCATGGGCCAGCCGCCGGCAGGACTGGAACTGGAGGCGGGGCCCTTCATGGAAAACCCGCTGGTCATCGCCGCCGCCCCCGACCATCCTTTGGCCGGCGTTTCCGCCATTTCCCATAAGCGGCTGGAGGACGAGGTCTTCCTGGTGCGGGAGCCGGGCTCGGGGACACGCAGCGCCATGGAACGCTTCTTCCGCGATCATCGCCTGAAGCTGAGAACGGGCATGGAGATGAAAAGCCTGGAAGCCATCAAGCAAAGCGTTCAGGCCGGCCTGGGGCTGGGGCTGCTGCCCCGCGACGCCATCGAGATGGAGTTGGCCCAAGGGCGCCTGGTGGCGCTGGAAGTGGTGGGATTCCCCATCCTGCGCCACTGGTACGTCGTGCACCGCAAAGGCAAGTCCCTGCCCCCCGCCGCCAATGCCTTCCGGGGGTTCCTGCTCACCGAGGCGGCGGGGTTGCTGGGCAAGGCCAGCGTCGGCGCCCCCCCGATCTCGGAAATCTCCTAA
- a CDS encoding ribulose-bisphosphate carboxylase, with amino-acid sequence MALLDQSKRYANLKLKEKDLIKGGRHVLCAYLMKPKKGYGYLEAAAHFAAESSTGTNVDVCTTDDFTKGVDALVYEIDEAKELMKIAYPIELFDRNMIDGRAMMVSFMTLTIGNNQGMGDIEYAKMLDFYMPAALLRLFDGPACNIKDMWRVLGRDLDNGGMVVGTIIKPKLGLRPKPFADACYMFWLGGDFIKNDEPQGNQVFAPTREVIPLIADAMKRAQDKTGEAKLFSANITADDPFEMIRRGEYILEEFGENADHVAFLVDGYVGGPMSVTLCRRYFPKQFLHYHRAGHGMVTSPQAKRGYNSLVHMKMSRLQGASGIHTGTMGYGKMEGDPADKLLAFMLERDAADGLYYHQEWHGMMATTPIISGGMNALRLPGFFDNLGHCNVIQTSGGGAFGHKDGGTAGAISLKQARDAWMKGVDLVTYAKDHKELAGAFESFAHDADKIYPDWRKKLGKKHK; translated from the coding sequence ATGGCGCTGCTCGATCAGTCCAAGCGTTACGCGAACCTGAAACTGAAGGAAAAGGACCTCATCAAGGGCGGCCGGCACGTGCTCTGCGCCTACCTGATGAAGCCTAAGAAGGGCTACGGCTATCTGGAAGCGGCCGCCCACTTCGCCGCCGAATCCTCGACCGGCACCAATGTGGACGTCTGCACCACCGACGACTTCACCAAGGGCGTCGACGCGCTGGTCTACGAGATCGACGAAGCCAAGGAGCTGATGAAGATCGCCTATCCGATCGAGTTGTTCGACCGCAACATGATCGACGGCCGCGCCATGATGGTTTCCTTCATGACGCTCACCATCGGCAACAACCAGGGCATGGGCGACATCGAATACGCCAAGATGCTCGACTTCTACATGCCGGCGGCCCTGCTCCGCCTGTTCGACGGCCCGGCCTGCAACATCAAGGACATGTGGCGCGTGCTCGGCCGCGACCTGGATAACGGCGGCATGGTGGTCGGCACCATCATCAAGCCGAAGCTGGGCCTACGTCCGAAGCCGTTTGCCGATGCCTGCTACATGTTCTGGCTGGGCGGCGACTTCATCAAGAACGACGAGCCCCAGGGCAACCAGGTCTTCGCGCCGACCCGCGAGGTGATTCCCCTGATCGCGGACGCCATGAAGCGCGCCCAGGACAAGACCGGCGAGGCCAAGCTGTTCTCGGCCAACATCACTGCCGACGATCCGTTCGAGATGATCCGCCGCGGCGAATACATCCTGGAGGAATTCGGCGAGAACGCCGACCATGTGGCCTTCCTGGTGGACGGCTACGTCGGCGGCCCGATGTCGGTGACGCTGTGCCGGCGCTACTTCCCCAAGCAGTTCCTGCACTACCACCGCGCCGGCCACGGCATGGTGACCAGCCCGCAGGCCAAGCGCGGCTACAACTCCCTGGTCCACATGAAGATGTCGCGCCTGCAGGGCGCGTCGGGCATCCATACCGGCACCATGGGCTACGGCAAGATGGAAGGCGATCCGGCCGACAAGCTGCTGGCCTTCATGCTGGAGCGCGACGCCGCCGACGGCCTCTACTATCATCAGGAATGGCACGGCATGATGGCGACCACGCCGATCATCTCGGGCGGCATGAACGCGCTCCGCCTGCCCGGTTTCTTCGACAACCTGGGCCATTGCAACGTGATCCAGACCTCGGGCGGCGGCGCCTTCGGCCACAAGGACGGCGGCACGGCCGGCGCCATCTCGCTCAAGCAGGCGCGCGATGCCTGGATGAAGGGCGTCGACCTGGTGACCTACGCCAAGGATCACAAGGAACTGGCGGGCGCCTTCGAATCCTTCGCCCACGACGCCGACAAGATCTATCCCGACTGGCGCAAGAAGCTGGGCAAGAAGCACAAGTAG
- a CDS encoding NRDE family protein, whose protein sequence is MCTVVVLFRPGHDWPLLFAANRDEMAGRPWRAPGRHWPTHPDVVGGLDELAGGTWMGLNGKGVVAAILNRPGTLGPKAGFASRGDLPLMALDHATAAEAAAGLGGRDASLWRPFNLLLADSTAAFWARWDGMDLGVQAIPPGLAMLTAHDLNDTAASVRMRRYRPRFEAASVPDPERGDWRSWQDLLASRETDGGPHGAMTVAMADGFGTVCSSLLGLPAKGAPVWLFSAGRPGEVPWREVGIADDPLHAVPSILGRREG, encoded by the coding sequence TTGTGCACCGTCGTCGTCCTATTCCGCCCAGGCCATGACTGGCCGCTGCTGTTTGCCGCCAACCGCGACGAAATGGCCGGTCGGCCGTGGCGGGCGCCGGGCCGTCATTGGCCGACGCACCCGGACGTCGTCGGCGGTTTGGACGAACTGGCCGGCGGCACCTGGATGGGGCTCAACGGGAAAGGGGTGGTGGCGGCCATCCTCAACCGGCCGGGGACCCTGGGCCCCAAGGCCGGCTTCGCCAGCCGAGGCGATCTGCCCTTGATGGCCCTGGACCATGCCACGGCTGCCGAGGCGGCTGCCGGACTGGGCGGCAGGGACGCCAGCCTCTGGCGGCCTTTCAATCTCCTACTGGCCGATTCGACGGCAGCCTTCTGGGCACGCTGGGACGGAATGGACTTGGGGGTTCAGGCGATCCCGCCCGGCCTCGCCATGCTTACCGCCCACGACCTGAACGACACGGCCGCCTCGGTACGGATGCGCCGCTACCGCCCGCGGTTCGAGGCGGCCTCCGTTCCCGATCCGGAGCGGGGCGACTGGCGTAGCTGGCAGGATCTCCTGGCGTCCCGGGAAACGGACGGCGGGCCGCACGGCGCCATGACGGTGGCGATGGCGGACGGCTTCGGGACCGTCTGTTCGTCCCTGTTGGGCCTGCCGGCCAAGGGTGCCCCGGTATGGCTTTTTTCCGCCGGACGGCCGGGGGAAGTCCCATGGCGGGAAGTCGGGATCGCCGATGACCCCTTGCACGCGGTGCCGTCTATCCTTGGGCGACGGGAAGGCTGA
- a CDS encoding ATP-binding protein: MNDDRLYLPFRLGRRLMLVTSVIGLVLALLLSGFSILQSYHQQTAEIERGIDEILKTSLPVLRETLWLGDTILLQSHLNGLKNHGSVALARIEREGRSPLSAGLPPPAGARTLERRRPIEATFRDRPVNLGTLVLVVDMDPVFAKFRLEALRILVSQLVVVAVIAGCILILYQRLVGTRLHRMAEFLTGTDPRALGKRLDTSRPGIHAEACDELDVLALAFNELLSRQDMHLRQLVDAGEKLEERVRQRTQELSEEVSEHERTRQELERSNRELEQFAYVVSHDLQEPLRTVASYVQLLQRRHAGQLAPDAAEYMDFAVDGAKRMQAMIRDLLDYSRITTKGAAFTEESLDEIFRAAVANLSAAVDEAEAAVASVPLPRVCCDRAQMIRLFQNLIGNAIKYQSQGRRPEVRVEAEPRDGEWVISVRDNGIGIAPRHFETIFQVFQRLHTREEFGGTGIGLAICKKIVERHGGRIWVDAEPGRGSTFSFSLPVAQG; the protein is encoded by the coding sequence ATGAACGACGACAGGCTCTACCTCCCGTTCCGTCTCGGCCGCCGCCTGATGCTGGTGACATCGGTGATCGGCCTCGTCTTGGCCCTGCTGCTGAGCGGCTTCTCCATCCTGCAGTCCTACCATCAGCAGACGGCCGAGATCGAAAGGGGCATAGACGAAATCCTCAAAACCAGCCTTCCGGTCCTGCGGGAAACCCTCTGGCTCGGCGATACCATCCTCCTGCAGAGCCATCTGAACGGCCTCAAGAATCACGGCAGCGTGGCTCTGGCCCGGATCGAACGCGAGGGACGTTCCCCGCTTTCCGCCGGTCTCCCGCCTCCCGCGGGGGCCCGGACCCTCGAGAGGCGGCGGCCCATCGAGGCCACCTTCCGGGACCGGCCGGTGAACCTTGGCACCTTGGTCCTGGTCGTCGACATGGACCCGGTGTTCGCCAAATTCCGCCTGGAAGCCCTCCGCATCCTGGTCTCCCAACTCGTCGTCGTGGCGGTGATCGCCGGTTGCATCCTGATTCTCTACCAGCGGCTGGTGGGGACGCGCCTGCACCGGATGGCGGAATTCCTGACCGGAACCGATCCTCGGGCGCTGGGCAAGCGGCTGGATACTAGCAGGCCGGGTATTCACGCGGAAGCCTGCGACGAACTCGACGTTCTCGCCCTGGCCTTCAACGAGCTTCTGTCTCGCCAGGATATGCACCTGCGCCAACTGGTCGATGCCGGCGAGAAGCTGGAGGAAAGAGTCAGGCAACGGACCCAGGAGTTGAGTGAGGAGGTCTCGGAACACGAACGGACCCGCCAGGAGTTGGAGCGGTCCAACCGGGAATTGGAGCAATTCGCCTACGTCGTTTCCCACGACCTGCAGGAACCTCTTCGCACCGTGGCCAGCTACGTGCAGCTTCTGCAGCGCCGCCATGCCGGGCAATTGGCTCCCGACGCCGCAGAATACATGGATTTTGCCGTCGACGGAGCCAAGCGCATGCAGGCGATGATCCGCGACCTGCTCGACTACTCCCGCATCACAACCAAGGGCGCCGCCTTCACGGAGGAATCCCTGGACGAGATTTTCCGCGCCGCCGTCGCCAATCTTTCGGCCGCCGTCGACGAGGCGGAGGCTGCCGTCGCCAGCGTCCCGCTCCCCCGCGTCTGTTGCGACCGCGCCCAGATGATACGGCTGTTCCAGAATCTGATCGGCAATGCCATCAAGTACCAGTCGCAGGGTCGCCGGCCGGAGGTGCGGGTGGAGGCGGAACCGCGCGACGGAGAATGGGTGATCTCGGTCCGCGACAACGGTATCGGCATCGCCCCTCGGCACTTCGAGACCATCTTTCAGGTTTTCCAGCGCCTGCACACCCGCGAAGAATTCGGCGGGACCGGCATCGGGCTCGCCATTTGCAAGAAAATCGTCGAACGCCACGGCGGCCGCATCTGGGTCGACGCGGAGCCCGGCAGGGGCAGCACCTTCTCTTTCAGCCTTCCCGTCGCCCAAGGATAG
- a CDS encoding transporter substrate-binding domain-containing protein, producing MTGGRVIRVLVVVLCLGFPAGPAVAGPECEIVVGSCHRAPLSTTEGAGILDRLVVEAFRRIGRKACIVPLPCERSLVSADEGTTDGDILRIPAAVAGRYPNLEPVAEPLYDFSFQCFAIRPEVAVKGWDDLASLRVGHILGWKILEDRVRAAEVLRVRGPDVLFSLLAEGKVDTVVYERLTGIGQMRDMTLAGGRVIEPPLLVIPQHIVLNRRHGALSAPLAEAIRTIKADGTYAAAFRVAGFEPPGAGP from the coding sequence ATGACGGGCGGGCGAGTCATTCGGGTACTTGTCGTCGTTCTGTGCCTTGGGTTTCCCGCCGGTCCGGCGGTGGCCGGTCCGGAGTGCGAGATCGTGGTCGGTTCCTGCCATCGCGCGCCCTTGTCCACGACCGAAGGCGCCGGCATTCTCGACCGCTTGGTGGTGGAAGCCTTTCGCCGCATCGGCCGCAAGGCCTGCATCGTCCCCTTGCCCTGCGAACGCTCCCTGGTCAGTGCCGACGAAGGCACCACCGACGGCGATATCCTGCGCATTCCCGCCGCGGTCGCGGGACGCTATCCGAACCTCGAGCCCGTGGCCGAACCGCTCTACGATTTCTCCTTCCAATGCTTCGCCATCCGGCCGGAGGTTGCGGTCAAGGGGTGGGACGATCTGGCATCTCTGCGGGTCGGCCATATCCTGGGATGGAAGATCCTGGAGGATCGGGTAAGGGCCGCCGAGGTCTTGCGGGTGCGTGGCCCCGATGTCCTTTTTTCCTTATTGGCCGAAGGCAAGGTCGACACGGTCGTCTACGAGCGGCTGACCGGCATCGGCCAGATGCGCGACATGACCCTGGCCGGGGGGCGGGTGATCGAGCCGCCCCTGCTGGTCATTCCGCAGCACATCGTTCTCAACCGCCGCCATGGGGCGCTGTCCGCACCCTTGGCGGAGGCGATCCGGACCATCAAAGCGGACGGAACCTATGCGGCCGCCTTCCGGGTGGCGGGCTTCGAGCCGCCGGGCGCCGGGCCATGA
- a CDS encoding leucyl aminopeptidase family protein, giving the protein MTIALTVLGRDRFPAWVKRQPARVRRWLEAAGFVPEPEAGAAILIPEEDGSIKRAVACLGENAGPWDWAAIAARLPAGIYHLDGPVAPDSETAALGWRLAAYRFGRYKTSAGKPLAELAWPAGCDRDAVLRLEGAIILVRDLINTPAEDMGPGDLAGAARNLARRHKARLSVIEGEALLTGNYPAIHAVGRGAVRQPALIDLRWGPETAPRVTLVGKGVCFDSGGYDLKTAEGMRLMKKDMGGAAHVLGLASLVMGAKLKVRLRVLIPAVENMVSGNALRPGDVVRTRKGPTVEIGNTDAEGRVILADALAEAAREQPELLVDFATLTGAARIALGTDIPALFCNDDSLAGDLLACSAAEGDPLWRLPLWPGYAKQVESKVADLTNNPDGSYGGAITAALFLQRFVGPGIPWVHLDLMAWNTSARPGRPEGGEAQALRALFALLETKFGDGRN; this is encoded by the coding sequence ATGACCATCGCGCTGACCGTCCTGGGACGTGACCGTTTCCCCGCTTGGGTGAAGCGCCAGCCGGCGCGGGTGCGTCGATGGCTGGAAGCCGCCGGCTTCGTTCCCGAGCCCGAGGCCGGAGCCGCGATCCTCATTCCCGAGGAGGACGGCTCGATCAAGCGCGCCGTCGCCTGCCTGGGCGAAAATGCCGGCCCCTGGGATTGGGCGGCCATCGCGGCCCGCCTGCCGGCCGGAATCTACCATCTGGACGGGCCGGTGGCTCCGGATTCGGAAACGGCAGCCCTGGGCTGGCGGCTGGCGGCCTACCGCTTCGGGCGCTACAAGACATCCGCCGGCAAGCCCTTGGCCGAACTGGCCTGGCCGGCCGGTTGCGACCGCGACGCGGTGCTGCGCCTGGAAGGGGCCATCATCCTGGTCCGCGACCTGATCAACACGCCGGCCGAGGACATGGGGCCGGGCGACCTGGCCGGCGCGGCCCGGAACCTCGCCAGGCGCCACAAGGCACGCCTTTCGGTGATCGAAGGCGAGGCCTTGTTGACCGGGAACTACCCCGCCATCCATGCGGTGGGACGCGGCGCGGTCCGCCAACCGGCCCTGATCGACCTGCGCTGGGGGCCGGAAACCGCACCCCGCGTCACCCTGGTGGGCAAGGGCGTCTGCTTCGATTCGGGCGGCTACGACCTGAAGACCGCCGAAGGCATGCGGCTGATGAAGAAGGACATGGGCGGCGCGGCCCACGTTTTGGGTCTGGCCTCCCTGGTGATGGGAGCCAAGCTCAAGGTCCGCCTGCGGGTGCTGATTCCGGCGGTGGAGAACATGGTTTCCGGCAACGCGCTCCGGCCCGGCGACGTGGTGCGGACCCGCAAGGGTCCGACCGTCGAGATCGGCAACACCGACGCCGAGGGCCGGGTCATCCTGGCCGATGCCCTGGCCGAAGCCGCGCGGGAGCAACCGGAACTGCTGGTCGATTTCGCCACCCTGACCGGCGCCGCCCGGATCGCTCTGGGCACGGATATTCCGGCTCTCTTCTGCAACGACGATTCGCTGGCCGGCGACCTGTTGGCCTGCTCCGCGGCGGAAGGGGACCCCCTTTGGCGCCTGCCGCTCTGGCCCGGCTACGCCAAACAGGTGGAAAGCAAGGTGGCCGACCTGACCAACAACCCCGATGGCAGTTACGGCGGCGCCATCACGGCGGCGCTGTTTCTCCAACGCTTCGTGGGGCCTGGAATTCCTTGGGTTCATCTCGACCTCATGGCTTGGAACACCAGCGCCCGGCCGGGCCGTCCCGAGGGCGGGGAGGCCCAGGCCCTGCGCGCCCTGTTCGCCTTGCTGGAAACTAAATTCGGCGACGGACGGAATTAG
- a CDS encoding MarR family transcriptional regulator: MAIELTELQALDLWRRAIVDSVRRDAPDLSARQMALLLTVYLTPPPHTVRGLAETMNVSKPAITRALDRLSELELVRRKPDETDRRSVLIQRTVRGSVFLREYGELIVAAGRKLQD; encoded by the coding sequence ATGGCGATCGAGCTTACGGAACTTCAGGCCCTGGACCTTTGGCGGCGCGCCATCGTGGACAGCGTGCGGCGCGACGCTCCGGACCTGTCGGCGCGCCAGATGGCGTTGCTGCTGACCGTCTACCTGACCCCCCCTCCTCATACGGTGCGCGGCTTGGCGGAGACCATGAACGTCTCCAAGCCCGCCATCACCCGCGCCCTCGACCGTCTGAGCGAACTGGAGCTGGTGCGCCGCAAGCCGGACGAGACCGACCGGCGTAGCGTGCTGATCCAGCGGACGGTGCGGGGTTCCGTCTTCCTGCGCGAGTATGGCGAATTGATCGTCGCCGCCGGGCGCAAACTCCAGGACTGA
- a CDS encoding cytochrome b/b6 domain-containing protein: MPIPEGKPIVWDLPIRLFHWSLALLVAAAAITGFLAPAWWLDVHVWAGWGIGALLVFRLVWGLVGSEHARFRHFPVSFHAIFGHAVEMIRLQGRPHPGHTPLGAAMVAVLLVVLLGLVATGAMVLGGQEKIGPLAGFLSFAAGHGGKEVHEALAVGLLVLVGLHVAGVVVESWLTRENLVRAMANGRKRAPIPRPARRGALALAGFAIAGTAGSLALLAAVPPKGIPDMPRLAAFEKECGACHGLYHPSLLPATSWEALMEDLSDHFGENASLPPAAAVAIAAHLRTYAAESWDSEAANRLRQVSAEEPLRISGSPFWRHRHRKIPDAVFAAKPVSSRANCFACHGDAAGGRFADTAIRFPKETSQ; encoded by the coding sequence ATGCCCATTCCCGAAGGAAAGCCCATCGTCTGGGATCTTCCGATCCGCCTGTTCCACTGGAGCCTCGCGCTCCTGGTGGCGGCCGCGGCCATCACCGGATTCCTGGCTCCCGCCTGGTGGCTGGATGTCCACGTCTGGGCTGGTTGGGGAATCGGGGCACTGCTGGTCTTCCGGCTGGTCTGGGGGCTGGTCGGTTCCGAGCACGCCCGCTTCCGGCACTTCCCCGTTTCCTTCCACGCCATCTTCGGCCATGCGGTCGAGATGATCCGCCTGCAGGGCCGTCCCCATCCCGGCCATACTCCCCTCGGGGCGGCGATGGTGGCGGTCCTGCTTGTGGTCTTGCTGGGGCTGGTGGCCACCGGCGCCATGGTCCTGGGCGGTCAGGAGAAGATCGGTCCCCTGGCCGGATTCCTGTCCTTCGCCGCCGGCCATGGCGGCAAGGAAGTCCACGAAGCCCTCGCGGTCGGACTGCTGGTCCTGGTCGGCCTCCATGTCGCCGGTGTCGTCGTGGAAAGCTGGCTGACCCGCGAGAACCTGGTGCGCGCCATGGCCAACGGCCGCAAGCGCGCCCCCATTCCCCGTCCCGCCCGCCGGGGGGCTCTCGCCCTGGCCGGCTTCGCCATCGCCGGGACGGCCGGCAGCTTGGCCCTGTTGGCAGCGGTGCCGCCCAAAGGCATCCCCGACATGCCCCGCCTGGCCGCTTTCGAGAAGGAATGCGGCGCCTGTCACGGGCTTTACCACCCGAGCCTGTTGCCGGCCACGTCGTGGGAGGCGCTGATGGAGGACCTTTCCGACCACTTCGGCGAGAATGCCAGCCTGCCGCCCGCCGCTGCAGTGGCCATCGCCGCCCATCTGCGGACCTACGCCGCCGAATCTTGGGACAGCGAGGCCGCCAACCGCCTGCGCCAAGTCTCGGCCGAAGAGCCGCTGCGCATCTCCGGATCGCCCTTCTGGCGGCATCGGCACCGCAAGATCCCGGATGCCGTCTTTGCCGCCAAGCCGGTCTCCAGCCGCGCCAACTGCTTCGCCTGCCATGGCGACGCCGCCGGGGGCCGCTTCGCCGATACCGCCATCCGCTTTCCCAAGGAGACCTCGCAATGA
- a CDS encoding DUF1924 domain-containing protein, whose protein sequence is MKKPFAVALMTLAALPALAGSPARDTILAGLATEAKKADPSFAGFSADRGASFFGATQKGGKPDTPSCTSCHGTTPEATGTTRAGKPVEPLAVSKVPTRYTDPEKVAKWFQRNCTSVLGRECTALEKGDFITFMATR, encoded by the coding sequence ATGAAGAAGCCCTTCGCTGTTGCCTTGATGACCCTGGCCGCCCTGCCCGCCCTGGCCGGGTCGCCCGCCCGCGACACCATCCTGGCCGGCTTGGCCACCGAGGCGAAAAAGGCCGATCCGTCGTTTGCCGGCTTCTCGGCCGACCGGGGTGCTTCCTTCTTCGGCGCCACCCAGAAGGGCGGCAAGCCGGACACCCCGTCCTGCACCTCCTGCCACGGGACGACCCCGGAGGCGACCGGCACCACCCGGGCCGGCAAGCCGGTCGAACCCTTGGCAGTGTCCAAGGTTCCCACCCGCTATACCGACCCCGAGAAGGTCGCCAAGTGGTTCCAGCGCAACTGCACCAGCGTGCTGGGGCGCGAATGCACGGCCCTGGAAAAGGGCGACTTCATCACCTTCATGGCCACCCGTTGA
- a CDS encoding diheme cytochrome c has translation MLKHILPATLLLLAATPALAGGKMFPPTADPVVKKECGACHMAYQPQLLPRKSWEAMMDRLSDHFGENASLDDKTRDAIKAYLTANAGDGGKWLRGVNTANPPQRISEMPRFKKEHGEGKVQRMKEKSGVKTWADCVACHKQADRGYYEDD, from the coding sequence ATGCTCAAGCACATCCTTCCCGCCACCCTGCTGCTGCTTGCCGCCACGCCGGCCCTGGCCGGCGGCAAGATGTTCCCGCCGACGGCCGACCCGGTCGTCAAAAAGGAATGCGGCGCCTGCCATATGGCCTACCAGCCGCAATTGCTGCCCCGGAAGTCCTGGGAAGCCATGATGGACCGCTTGAGCGACCATTTCGGCGAGAACGCCAGCCTGGACGACAAGACCCGCGACGCCATCAAGGCATATCTGACGGCCAACGCCGGGGACGGCGGCAAGTGGCTGCGCGGCGTGAACACCGCCAATCCGCCCCAGCGCATCAGCGAGATGCCGCGCTTCAAGAAGGAGCACGGCGAAGGCAAGGTCCAGCGGATGAAGGAGAAATCGGGCGTGAAGACCTGGGCCGACTGCGTCGCCTGCCACAAGCAGGCCGACCGGGGGTACTACGAGGACGATTGA